One Nostoc punctiforme PCC 73102 DNA window includes the following coding sequences:
- a CDS encoding DUF423 domain-containing protein, whose translation MTQIFLSIAAILGGLSVAAGAFASHALREKISERSLEIFETGARYQMYHALALFLVAILISRTESPQPTLIASGWLFLAGIAIFSGSLYAISLTGIKSLGAIAPLGGVAFLAGWGTLAFAAWNLKL comes from the coding sequence ATGACGCAGATTTTTTTGAGCATAGCTGCCATTTTAGGCGGTTTATCAGTTGCTGCTGGTGCTTTTGCTTCCCATGCCTTGCGGGAAAAAATTAGTGAGCGATCGCTAGAAATTTTTGAAACTGGCGCTCGTTACCAAATGTATCATGCTCTGGCACTTTTTCTAGTAGCAATACTAATTAGTCGCACTGAGTCCCCTCAACCCACTCTCATCGCTAGCGGATGGCTGTTTCTCGCTGGCATTGCTATTTTCTCAGGTAGCTTGTATGCCATTAGCTTAACTGGTATTAAGTCCTTGGGAGCGATCGCACCACTAGGCGGTGTAGCCTTTCTCGCTGGTTGGGGTACCTTAGCTTTTGCTGCTTGGAATTTAAAGTTGTAA